A stretch of the Thermus thermophilus genome encodes the following:
- a CDS encoding thiamine pyrophosphate-dependent dehydrogenase E1 component subunit alpha yields the protein MVKETHRFQPFTEEPIRLIGEEGEWLGDFPLDLEGEKLRRLYRDMLAARMLDERYTILIRTGKTSFIAPAAGHEAAQVAIAHAIRPGFDWVFPYYRDHGLALALGIPLKELFGQMLATKADPNKGRQMPEHPGSKALHYFTVASPIASHVPPAVGAAISMKLLRTGQVAVCTFGDGATSEGDWYAGINFAAVQGAPAVFIAENNFYAISVDYRHQTHSPTIAEKAHAFGIPGYLVDGMDVLASYYVVKEAVERARRGEGPSLVELRVYRYGPHSSADDDSRYRPKEEVAFWRKKDPIPRFRRFLEARGLWNEEWEEDVREEIRAELERGLEEAEEAGPVPPEWMFADVFAEKPWHLLRQEALLKEEL from the coding sequence ATGGTCAAGGAGACCCATCGGTTCCAACCCTTCACCGAGGAGCCCATAAGGCTCATCGGGGAGGAAGGGGAGTGGCTTGGGGACTTCCCCTTGGACCTCGAGGGGGAGAAGCTACGGAGGCTCTACCGGGACATGCTGGCGGCCCGGATGCTGGACGAGCGCTACACCATCCTCATCCGCACGGGCAAGACCAGCTTCATCGCCCCGGCCGCGGGGCACGAGGCCGCCCAGGTGGCCATCGCCCACGCCATCCGGCCGGGTTTTGACTGGGTCTTCCCCTACTACCGCGACCACGGCCTGGCCCTGGCCCTAGGGATCCCCCTCAAGGAGCTCTTCGGCCAGATGCTCGCCACCAAGGCCGACCCCAACAAGGGCCGCCAGATGCCCGAGCACCCGGGCTCCAAGGCCCTCCACTACTTCACCGTGGCGAGCCCCATCGCCTCCCACGTCCCCCCCGCCGTGGGGGCCGCCATCAGCATGAAGCTCCTCCGCACGGGCCAGGTGGCGGTCTGCACCTTCGGGGACGGGGCCACGAGCGAAGGGGACTGGTACGCCGGGATCAACTTCGCCGCCGTGCAGGGGGCCCCGGCGGTCTTCATCGCCGAGAACAACTTCTACGCCATCAGCGTGGACTACCGCCACCAGACCCACAGCCCCACCATCGCCGAGAAGGCCCACGCCTTCGGCATCCCCGGCTACCTGGTGGACGGGATGGACGTGCTGGCGAGCTACTACGTGGTCAAGGAGGCGGTGGAGCGGGCGAGAAGGGGGGAGGGCCCAAGCCTCGTGGAGCTCAGGGTCTACCGCTACGGGCCCCACTCCTCCGCCGACGACGACAGCCGCTATCGGCCCAAGGAGGAGGTGGCCTTCTGGCGGAAGAAGGACCCCATCCCCCGCTTCCGGCGCTTCCTCGAGGCCAGGGGCCTCTGGAACGAGGAGTGGGAGGAGGACGTGCGGGAGGAGATCCGGGCCGAGCTGGAACGGGGCCTCGAGGAGGCGGAAGAAGCGGGCCCCGTGCCCCCCGAGTGGATGTTTGCGGACGTCTTCGCCGAGAAGCCCTGGCACCTCCTGCGCCAGGAAGCCCTTCTCAAGGAGGAACTCTAG
- a CDS encoding alpha-ketoacid dehydrogenase subunit beta, with product MALMTMVQALNRALDEEMAKDPRVVVLGEDVGKRGGVFLVTEGLLQKYGPDRVMDTPLSEAAIVGAALGMAAHGLRPVAEIQFADYIFPGFDQLVSQVAKLRYRSGGQFTAPLVVRMPSGGGVRGGHHHSQSPEAHFVHTAGLKVVAVSTPYDAKGLLKAAIRDEDPVVFLEPKRLYRSVKEEVPEEDYTLPIGKAALRREGKDLTLIGYGTVMPEVLQAAEELEKAGVSAEVLDLRTLMPWDYEAVMNSVAKTGRVILVSDAPRHASFVSEVAATIAEDLLDMLLAPPIRVTGFDTPYPYAQDKLYLPTVTRILNAAKRALDY from the coding sequence ATGGCCCTCATGACCATGGTGCAGGCCCTGAACCGGGCCCTGGACGAGGAGATGGCCAAGGACCCCCGGGTGGTGGTCCTGGGGGAGGACGTGGGGAAAAGGGGCGGGGTCTTCCTCGTGACCGAGGGGCTTCTCCAGAAGTACGGCCCCGACCGGGTCATGGACACCCCCCTCTCCGAGGCGGCCATCGTGGGGGCCGCTTTGGGCATGGCGGCCCACGGCCTGAGGCCCGTGGCCGAGATCCAGTTCGCCGACTACATCTTCCCGGGCTTTGACCAGCTCGTAAGCCAAGTGGCCAAGCTCCGCTACCGCTCGGGGGGCCAGTTCACCGCGCCCTTGGTGGTGCGGATGCCCTCCGGGGGCGGGGTGAGGGGCGGGCACCACCACTCCCAAAGCCCCGAGGCCCACTTCGTCCACACCGCCGGGCTCAAGGTGGTGGCCGTCTCCACCCCCTATGACGCCAAGGGCCTCCTCAAGGCCGCCATCCGCGACGAGGACCCCGTGGTCTTCCTGGAGCCCAAGAGGCTCTACCGCTCGGTGAAGGAGGAGGTGCCCGAGGAGGACTACACCCTCCCCATCGGCAAAGCGGCCCTGAGGCGCGAGGGGAAGGACCTCACCCTCATCGGCTACGGCACCGTGATGCCCGAGGTCTTGCAGGCGGCGGAAGAGCTGGAAAAGGCGGGGGTTTCCGCCGAGGTGTTGGACCTCCGCACCCTCATGCCCTGGGACTACGAGGCGGTGATGAACTCCGTGGCCAAGACGGGTAGGGTCATCCTGGTCTCCGACGCCCCTAGGCACGCGAGCTTCGTGAGCGAGGTGGCGGCCACCATCGCCGAGGACCTCCTGGACATGCTCCTCGCCCCGCCCATCCGGGTCACAGGGTTTGACACCCCCTACCCCTACGCCCAGGACAAGCTCTACCTGCCCACCGTCACCCGCATCCTGAACGCCGCCAAGCGGGCGCTAGACTACTGA